The following are encoded together in the Salinibacterium sp. UTAS2018 genome:
- a CDS encoding DUF6112 family protein: MNVFPDFDSLSGIGDLKVVIGAMLTIILIVAVLMIIVSAFLWAIATSTGNPTVAAKASAGVFIALGAAILAGGGVTWMNWLIQLGEQL, from the coding sequence ATGAATGTGTTTCCAGACTTCGACAGCCTGAGCGGCATCGGTGATCTCAAGGTCGTCATCGGAGCGATGCTCACGATCATCCTGATTGTTGCCGTACTCATGATCATCGTCAGTGCATTCCTCTGGGCCATCGCCACTTCCACCGGAAACCCTACGGTCGCGGCAAAGGCGAGTGCCGGGGTCTTCATCGCGCTGGGTGCCGCGATCCTCGCTGGCGGCGGCGTGACGTGGATGAACTGGCTCATCCAGCTCGGTGAGCAGTTGTGA
- a CDS encoding DUF6112 family protein: MDIDITPNDSGLPGIAQLRTIVGAVMTIGLILSVLALIISAIVWGFGSNSSNPHLASRGKLGVLISCGAAVICGASVTLINFFWNVGQQV, translated from the coding sequence ATGGACATCGATATCACCCCGAACGATTCGGGGCTGCCAGGGATCGCCCAGCTGCGCACCATCGTCGGAGCCGTCATGACGATCGGCCTGATCCTCTCCGTGCTCGCGCTGATCATCTCGGCGATCGTCTGGGGCTTTGGGTCGAACTCGTCCAACCCGCACCTCGCCTCTCGCGGCAAACTCGGCGTGCTCATTTCGTGCGGCGCGGCCGTCATCTGCGGTGCATCGGTGACCCTCATCAACTTCTTCTGGAACGTCGGACAGCAGGTCTGA
- a CDS encoding SCO6880 family protein — MLKDYDNQRAGDLIPVKFSRLTRRGILLGLSLSQLVALGIGVTTLVWAFYAGGGMLIALSAPVWLCAASVVWIRIAGRPIVEWIPVAFWWMWKTTGGQLLYRRRVVKPRPAGSLALPGDMARLREYDDPITGAGMIHDPTAGTLTAIIVVSHPAFALLDPGEQERRVSSWGRVLATVCRSGRLSMLQVLERTLPDSGTGLAEWWASHGSADDSWASTTYAELIDRAGPAGERHATTLSLALDMQVSARQIRTAGGGIRGAAAVLRQEMSTLVAALRSADLAPSSWLTCGEIAVILRSAYDPAVAATLERHGELGQSLATAGPVAVNESWSRLRTDSAFHAVLWISEWPRSMVYPGFLAPVLLSTGIQRSFSLLCTPMRSDQASRDIRKKKTEYISDAAQRQRIGQIEDASQTAEFQDVLQQEADLTAGHGVLRYTGLISVSARTADDLDAAVAAIEQAAIQASCETRLLVGQQAQGFTAAALPLCRVV, encoded by the coding sequence ATGCTAAAGGACTACGACAATCAACGAGCCGGGGACCTCATTCCGGTGAAATTCTCCCGACTGACACGAAGGGGCATCCTGCTCGGACTATCCCTTTCCCAGCTGGTCGCGCTCGGAATTGGTGTGACCACGCTTGTGTGGGCTTTCTATGCCGGAGGCGGCATGCTCATCGCGTTGTCGGCACCCGTATGGCTCTGTGCCGCATCCGTGGTGTGGATCCGGATCGCTGGGCGTCCGATCGTCGAATGGATTCCCGTTGCCTTTTGGTGGATGTGGAAAACCACCGGTGGACAGCTGCTCTACCGGCGACGCGTTGTAAAGCCGCGGCCTGCGGGCTCGCTCGCACTACCCGGCGACATGGCACGGCTGCGCGAGTACGACGACCCGATCACTGGTGCCGGAATGATTCATGACCCCACCGCCGGCACTCTCACGGCCATCATTGTGGTCTCGCACCCAGCGTTCGCGCTCCTCGATCCCGGTGAGCAGGAACGGCGTGTCTCTTCTTGGGGTCGTGTGCTCGCGACCGTGTGCAGATCCGGGCGCCTCTCAATGCTGCAAGTTCTTGAGCGCACCCTCCCTGACTCCGGCACGGGGCTCGCCGAATGGTGGGCATCGCACGGCAGCGCAGATGACTCCTGGGCCTCGACGACGTACGCCGAACTCATCGACCGTGCAGGACCCGCTGGAGAACGCCACGCCACCACGCTCTCCCTCGCGCTCGATATGCAGGTATCGGCACGACAGATCCGCACTGCCGGTGGCGGCATCCGTGGCGCTGCGGCTGTTCTTCGCCAGGAGATGTCTACGTTGGTCGCCGCGCTGCGCTCAGCAGACCTCGCGCCCTCATCGTGGTTGACGTGTGGCGAGATCGCCGTCATCCTGCGTTCGGCATACGACCCGGCAGTCGCCGCGACGCTTGAACGGCACGGCGAACTCGGCCAGTCGCTCGCCACCGCGGGTCCGGTCGCAGTGAACGAATCCTGGTCTCGGCTACGCACAGACTCGGCCTTCCACGCGGTTTTGTGGATCTCAGAGTGGCCGAGGTCGATGGTCTATCCAGGCTTCTTGGCACCAGTGCTCCTGTCGACCGGGATACAGCGGTCCTTCTCGCTGCTATGCACACCGATGCGCTCCGACCAGGCGTCACGCGACATTCGAAAAAAGAAGACGGAGTACATCTCGGACGCAGCCCAACGACAGCGCATCGGGCAGATAGAGGATGCCTCGCAGACCGCTGAGTTTCAGGACGTTCTCCAGCAGGAAGCTGACCTCACCGCCGGGCACGGCGTCCTGCGTTACACCGGACTCATCTCGGTCTCAGCACGAACAGCCGACGACCTGGATGCCGCAGTCGCCGCGATCGAGCAGGCCGCGATTCAGGCTTCTTGCGAAACGCGACTCCTTGTTGGACAACAGGCCCAAGGGTTCACTGCTGCGGCGCTGCCGCTCTGTCGTGTGGTGTGA
- a CDS encoding conjugal transfer protein TrbL — protein MSVCDIPVISNVCDAVGEGAATLVSAPFDWLASTMGQAAGWLIETMWTVFDSTTLVDVQSPGYLDVYNLLFGIGVFIVLLFFCFQLILGLIRREPAALSRAALGAAKAVLGSFVVITLTATALEIVDQLCIGVVQAAGETTATMGDKIALLAAGLTTINIAAPGVGAIVTIFFAGLMICAVAIVWFSLLIRKALLLVAIVLAPIAFAGAAWDVTRGWIGKWAAFVVALIVSKLVLVVVFLIAITQVSTPIEADLSAVTEPISGIVLLFIAAFAPYMVYRFISFLGFDMYHAMGSEQEAKSAVNRPVPVPSKPQSDGVKKVLDGGSGGGGTSNAAPAATASLSTSASGGATSGGSAAGAGAGASAGAGGAAAAAGPAAAAVIGAEIVKAAATAGPQLGVAVGGTAETAAAGAGGSGAAAPAPHSTPQPPAPRSDPAPPRTQQPRSGKE, from the coding sequence ATGAGTGTCTGCGATATTCCTGTCATCTCCAACGTGTGTGATGCCGTCGGTGAAGGTGCAGCGACCCTCGTGTCGGCGCCATTCGACTGGCTCGCCTCCACGATGGGGCAAGCTGCCGGATGGCTCATCGAAACCATGTGGACCGTCTTCGATAGCACAACCCTGGTTGACGTCCAATCCCCGGGCTACCTGGACGTCTACAACCTGCTCTTCGGCATCGGCGTCTTCATCGTGCTGCTGTTCTTCTGCTTCCAGCTCATCCTCGGTCTCATCCGGCGCGAACCCGCCGCACTTTCGCGTGCAGCACTCGGCGCAGCCAAAGCGGTTCTGGGGTCGTTCGTCGTCATCACCTTGACGGCGACGGCGCTGGAGATCGTGGATCAGCTGTGTATCGGGGTTGTTCAGGCCGCCGGAGAAACCACCGCCACCATGGGCGACAAGATCGCACTCCTCGCCGCTGGACTCACCACAATCAATATCGCCGCTCCCGGGGTCGGTGCGATCGTCACGATCTTCTTCGCCGGACTCATGATCTGTGCGGTCGCTATCGTGTGGTTCTCGCTCCTGATCCGCAAGGCTCTGCTGCTCGTCGCGATCGTGCTCGCGCCCATCGCATTTGCAGGCGCTGCATGGGACGTCACCCGTGGATGGATCGGAAAATGGGCGGCTTTCGTGGTTGCGCTGATCGTATCCAAGCTCGTGCTCGTCGTCGTGTTCTTGATTGCAATCACGCAGGTGTCGACCCCGATTGAGGCTGACTTGTCGGCCGTGACTGAACCCATCTCAGGCATCGTGCTGCTGTTCATCGCAGCCTTTGCGCCGTACATGGTTTATCGGTTCATTTCGTTCCTTGGCTTCGACATGTACCACGCGATGGGAAGCGAGCAGGAGGCAAAGAGCGCAGTCAACCGGCCCGTGCCAGTGCCGTCGAAGCCTCAGAGCGACGGAGTGAAGAAAGTTCTCGACGGTGGCTCCGGTGGTGGCGGGACATCCAACGCCGCTCCAGCAGCAACCGCTTCACTCAGCACGTCTGCTTCAGGTGGGGCGACGTCCGGCGGATCAGCTGCCGGAGCGGGCGCGGGAGCCAGTGCAGGTGCCGGTGGCGCTGCCGCAGCTGCTGGTCCCGCAGCGGCAGCGGTCATTGGCGCGGAGATCGTCAAAGCTGCCGCTACTGCCGGGCCTCAGCTCGGAGTCGCTGTTGGTGGCACGGCCGAAACTGCGGCTGCCGGTGCAGGTGGTTCGGGTGCGGCTGCACCCGCGCCTCATTCCACGCCTCAACCTCCCGCACCGCGATCAGATCCAGCACCACCCAGAACCCAGCAGCCACGATCTGGGAAGGAATAG